The following proteins are encoded in a genomic region of Anomaloglossus baeobatrachus isolate aAnoBae1 chromosome 6, aAnoBae1.hap1, whole genome shotgun sequence:
- the MRPL53 gene encoding large ribosomal subunit protein mL53 yields the protein MAAKGISVVLKSVRSINVRLCPFQHNAGATREFLDVINTKKIRTTNTNCKIDVDVRHDNSEPLVDILFGDGERLVFKSENVTSKEMLAKLSAVCSTKDQQVKDSSKK from the exons ATGGCGGCCAAGGGCATTAGTGTGGTGCTGAAGTCAGTGCGGAGCATCAATGTCCGGCTGTGTCCCTTCCAGCACAACGCGGGGGCCACCAG aGAATTTTTGGACGTTATCAACACCAAAAAAATCCGCACCACCAATACAAATTGTAAAATAGATGTCGATGTGCGGCATGACAACTCCGAGCCCTTAGTTGACATTTTGTTTG GTGACGGTGAGCGACTGGTGTTCAAATCGGAGAATGTAACATCGAAGGAGATGTTGGCAAAACTCAGCGCCGTCTGCTCCACTAAAGACCAACAAGTCAAGGACAGCTCGAAGAAATGA